AAAACCAAAACTCTCATTTAAGAAGCAAGTTTTTAGTAGATGGAAAGCCAATAGAAGTTAGGAAAGTTGATGAATTAACAGTAGACTTTATATTACCACAGGTATCAGCACCATTTATGAGCAGTATCTCAGGACTTCGTCCTATACCACAGCATGTTTTTGAAGGCGAAGCTGATTTAGCTAAGAGTGAGAAAAATTTATCACCTGTTGGTTCAGGACCATTTAAATTTAAAGAAATTAAGAGTGGGGAAAAAGTAGAATTAGTGAGATTTGATGATTATTTTGATGGAAAACCGAATCTTGATGGAGTAGTATTTAGAGTAATAGCAGATGCAAACTCTGCAAATACTGCACTATTAAATGGAGAGCTTAGTGCTAGATATATAACTACAGATGATATAGACAAGTTTAGTAATAATGATAAGTTTTATGTTGGAACTTTTGATGAAGGCATGTTGAATAACATGGTGTTTAGATTAACAAATGAGGCTTTACAGAATGAAGATGTAAGAAAAGCAATTGCTTATGCTATAGATAAGGATGAAATAGTAACAGGAGTTTATAAATCTGAAGAATACGCAGAAAAAGCCTATTCAGTATTTGTACCAAACACAAAATATTATACAAATAATGTAGAAAAATACGACTATGATGTTGAGAAGGCAAAAGAACTTCTTACTAATGCAGGATATGAAAATCTTAGCTTAAGGCTAGCATATACAAATTCAAGCAAAGAACAAGAAGCATATGGTCTTATTATGCAACAACAACTACAAAAAATAGGAGTGGAGCTCGAACTTATTCCAATGGAAAGAGGAGCTTTCCTACAAAAATTCATTGATGCTACAACAACAGATTTTGATCTAGCATATAACGGGTTTGTTATGGGACTTGAACCAAATGGATATAGCCCATTATTTACTGCTGGAAGTTCTAATAACTTCATGGGCTATGTAAATGAAGAATTAGACCAAATCTGGGATCAGGGTGTAATTGAAACAGACGAAGCTAAAAGAGCTGAAATTTATGAAAAAATTCAAAAACAAATCATAGACGATATGGTTGTATATCCAATTGTATATCCAAAATCAATAGTTGCAGTAAGCAGTGACTTTGGAGGAGTCGAAGAGGCAAAGCTAGTTCCAATTACTATGTTCGAAGATTTATCTAAATTATACAAAATGGAATAGTATAAAAAACTACAAAAGTAAACTGATTTTCAGTTTACTTTTGTAGTTATATTAGGAGGAATTTTGGTGGGAAGATTGATAATAAAAAGAATGCTACAGGCTATACCAATGCTCATTGCCGTATCAATAGTTTCATTTCTTCTTATTAAATTAGCACCAGGAGATCCAGTTCAAGCATATATAACTCCAGAAATGGGACCTGCAGATATTGAGAAAATCAGAGAAAATATGGGACTCAATGACCCTATCTATATTCAATATATACGATGGCTGAGAAATGTTCTTAAAGGAGATTTAGGCTATTCTTTAGTTAATCATAGACCAGTAGCTATACAGATAATAGAAAGACTACCTGCAACTATTGGACTTATGCTAACATCATTAGTATTCTCAATGGTGTTTGGAACTGTAATAGGTCTTTTTTCAGCTGCTAATCACAACAAATTCTTTGATAAGTTAATTACAATTGGTTCTTATTTTGGGATCTCTATACCAAGTTTTTGGTTTGCAATGTTGCTAATATATTTTTTATCTCTAAAATTGAATTTGTTACCTAGCATTGGTATGAGAACAATAGGAGTTCATAGTACCTGGGACCTTATAAAGCATGGAATCATGCCAACTTTAGTATTAAGCATACAAAACATAGCAGTAGTTGCTAGATATGTTAGGTCAAGTACTATTAGTCAATTAAGAGAGGATTATGTAACGGTTGAGTATGCATCAGGTGCTAGTAGAACAGAAGTATTGTATAAGTATGTCTTGAAAAATGCAATTTTACCTGTTATTACAATACTGGGAATGTCATTACCTGGATTAGTATCTGGAGCCTTTATTACAGAAAGTATTTTTGGATGGCCTGGTATGGGACTACTAGGTATGAAAGCTATATTTAGCTATGATTATCCTTTAATTATGGCTATTACAATGTTTTCTTCATTAATACTCATATTAGGAAATCTATTATCAGATATATTGTATGGAGTTGCAGACCCAAGAATTAAGGAGTTGAGTTAATTAATGAATGAGAGATTAAAGTCTAATCTAAAGTATCAGTTAGTAGAAAATAAGCTAGGAATAATAGCAATTGTAGTAATTTTAATTCTTACAATTGCCTCTGCCTTAGCCTTTTTATCTCCTTATGATCCCAATAAAATAGATGTAATGAATCGTCTGTCACCTCCTACAAGTTCTAATATATTTGGTACAGATGAACTTGGCAGGGATTATTTTACTCGTGCTTTGTATGGAGGAAGAGTGTCATTAACAGTTGGTTTTTTATCAATGATAATTTCTACAAGCATAGGTACTATAGTGGGTACTATTAGTGGATATTTTGGGGGAAAAATAGATGGTATTATTATGAGAACTATTGATATACTAATGTGCATACCTACTTTTTTTCTTATCCTTATATTGAATGCATATTTGAAGCCCGGTATACAAAATATCATTATTATTATTGGATTATTTAGTTGGATGAGTATTGCAAGAATAGTTAGAGGAGAGACTATTTCAATTAAAGAAAGAGAGTTCGTATCATACTCCAAGATAATAGGAGAAAGACCTTTAGTAATTATAAGAAGGCATATTATTCCTAATATTTTTCCTACAATTATAGTTGCCTCTACTTTAAATATAGCTAGTGCTATTATTACAGAATCATCATTAAGTTTTTTAGGATTAGGAGTACGCCAACCGAACTCTTCTTGGGGAAGTATGCTTAAATACGCACAAGGATATATGGAAGAGGCACCTTATTTAGCGATTTTTCCAGGACTTTTAATACTTCTTACTGTATTAAGCTTTAATGTGTTAGGAGATATATTTAGAGTTGCCTTTGAACCAAAGGCAAACAATGATTAGGAAAATATGAAAGGATGTTATTGTATGAAAAAGTCCTTGCTTAAAATAAAAGATTTGCATGTTTCTTTTTTCAACCATAGTGGTGAAGTTAAAGCAATTCGAGGAGTAAGCTTTGACGTAAATCAAGGCGAAATCCTAGGAGTAGTAGGGGAATCAGGCAGTGGAAAGTCTGTAACATCTCTGTCTGTTATGAGGCTCCTTAAAGGAAATGGTAAAATCACTAATGGTGAAATAATTTATAAGGGAGAAAATCTAGTAAACAAAAGTGAACAGGAAATGATGAAAATTCGTGGTAATGATATTGCAATGATATTTCAAGACCCTATGACATCATTAAATCCCGTTTTTAAAGTAGGAAATCAAATATCTGATGTTATAAGAAGGCATCAGGGACTAAGTAAAAGTGAAGCTAAAGAAAAAGTTATAGAAATGTTCAGCATGGTTGGAATTCCATCACCCAAAGAAAGATATCACAATTATCCCCATGAGTTCAGCGGTGGTATGAGACAAAGGGCTATTATAGCTATGGCTCTAAGCTGCAAGCCAGATTTATTAATTGCAGATGAGCCTACTACAGCATTAGATGTTACTATTCAGGCTCAAATACTTGAACTTTTACTGGAATTAAAAGAAAAGCTAAAAACTTCTATCATTCTCATAACTCATGATTTAGGAGTTGTAGCAAATACATGTTCTAGAGTTGTAGTAATGTATGGAGGACTTATAATGGAAGAGGGAAGTACAGAGGACATATTCTTTAATCCAATGCATCCCTATACTAAAGGATTACTTCAATCCTTGCCAGATATTGAGCATGGGAAAAAACAGAGACTTGTACCTATAAAGGGGAATCCTCCTGATATATCTACAGAAATTAAAGGATGTCCTTTTTCAGAACGTTGTCCTTATAAGATGGAGATTTGTGAAAAGAAAGAGCCAGAATATTATACCGATGGAAAAGGACATAGAGCTATGTGCTGGCTCTTAGATAATTCCATAAGTAGAAAAGGTGAGAATCATGGGAAATAGAAATAAGCTAATAGAAGTTAAGAATTTAAAAAAATACTTTCCAGTAAAAAAATCATCTATTTTAGATAAAACTAGATATTTAAAAGCAGTAGATAATGTTAGTTTTCATATAAGTAAAGGTGAAACCTTTGGTTTAGTAGGAGAATCAGGTTGTGGTAAATCTACTACTGGTAAAAGTATTATAAGACTTTTTGATATAACAGATGGAGAAATACTGTATAAGGGAGAAGATATTGCAAGGCTAAGTGAAGCAAAATTGAGACCTTATAGAAGGGTAATGCAGGCAATATTTCAGGATCCTTATGCATCTCTAAATCCTACCCTGACAGTAGAGAAACTTATATCAGAGCCTTTAGATGTCTATAATATGGGAAGTAAAAAAGAAAGAAGAGATAGAGTACTTGAGCTACTAGAGAAGGTCGGATTAAATGAGAATCATATGAATAGATATCCTCACGAATTTAGTGGTGGACAAAGACAAAGAATAGGCATAGCAAGGGCATTGTCAACTAACCCAGAGTTTATTCTTTGTGATGAACCTATATCTGCCTTAGATGTTTCTATACAAGCACAGGTGGTAAATATGCTAGAAGATTTACAAAGTGAAATGAATCTAACTTATCTATTCATAGCCCATGATTTATCTATGGTAAGACATATATCACAGCGTATAGGTATAATGTACTTAGGAAAACTTGTTGAAGTAGGTCCTAGCGAAGAGATTTATAATCATCCAGTACATCCCTATACTCAGGCGCTTTTATCCTCTGTTCTTAAGCCTAATCCTAGGATAGCTAAGAAAAAGCCAATAAAGGCCTTAGACGGAGATATACCTAGCCCTCTAAATCCACCATCAGGATGTAGATTTGTTACAAGATGTAAATACGCAATGAAGAAATGTAACGAAATAGAGCCTAAATCAAAGGAAGTATCGTCTGGACATATAGTATCATGCCATTTATAACATATTATAATAAATCAGACTAAGCTTTTTATCATCCCGGTTTATTTCTTTTAAACTAGGGATGATTTTTTGTGCTAAACATTAGTAATAGCAACTATAACTTCAAACTTTACAGAAAACAGACCTTTGCCTATAATATAGTTAGTCAATATAAAAGGTATCAGTTAAAAGCTCTTTTAAGCTGCACATCGAGGTGATAAAATGCATTCCACTCAAAAAATAGCTCTATCAGAAAAACTAAATATCATTCATGTAGACATGGATGCTTTTTATGCATCTGTAGAAGAGCATGATAATCCAAAGCTGAAGGGGCTTCCTGTTATTGTAGGGGGAACTAGTAATCATGGTATTGTAACTACTGCCAACTATAATGCTAGAAAATATGGAGTCCATTCTGCTATGCCCATTTTCATGGCTAAGCAAAGATGTCCAAATGGATGTTTTTTACCTGTAAGAATGGAAAGATACAAGGAAGTTTCTAAACAGGTCTTTAATATTCTATATGAGTTTACTGATTTAGTAGAACCCTTGTCTATTGATGAAGCTTTTCTTGATATTACAGATGTAGAGGATAATCCTATTAAAATTGCCGAGGAAATAAAGAGAAAGGTAATGAAGAATACAGGATTAACACTATCCATAGGTATCTCTTATAATAAGTTTTTGGCTAAGCTAGCATCTGATTGGAATAAGCCTAATGGATTAAAGGTAATAACAGAGAATATGATACCAGACATTTTACTACCACTTCCAGTCAAATCAGTATACGGTATAGGACCTAAATCTGCTAAAAAATTGAACAATATAGGTATCTACACAATAGAAGACTTAATGAGACTATCCGAAGAGTTTTTAATAGAGTTCTTTGGAAAGGCTGGTAGTGAAATATATAATAGAATTCGTGGCATTGACTATAGAAAAGTCAATACAACACGTGAAAGAAAATCCTTAGGAACTGAAACTACTTTTTCCGACTATACAAAGGATAAAGATGTTTTAAAGAGTTATTTACACGACTTTTCACTGGAATTAGAGTCAGCCTTAGAGAATAGAAGTATTCAAGGCAAGACCATAACCTTGAAGATTAAGGACGTAAACTTTAAGACTCGCACTAAGAGTAAAACCTTAAATAATTATATAAGTAGCTTTGATGACATATTTGAAGTTGCAGTTAATCTATTACAAGAAATAGAAATAGAGCATGATATTAGATTAATAGGTCTTACTGTATCTAATTTAGAAAGCTTGAAGCTTGAACAGCTTTCATTATTTGATTATTAAAGAAATCCTTGACTGACGCTTAGTATATCAATTAAGTACCTTCTAAAGGTTTCCTTTTAGAGGTCATTCTGAGACCTAGTCGAAGAATCTCATGTATATGGCAATAGTTAAATTGTGAGATCCTTCGCTAGTGCTCAGGAAGACATTCTGAAAATTTTTTCAACTAACTCCGTGTAAAACTATGATACCTAGAATGCAGGTGTTTAAAATTAGGCCTAGTTGCAGTATCCATCAAATAAGCTGATCTTCTTGCACCTGTTTTTCTATTCCTATTTAAAATTCTAATTATTTCATTTCCAGTAGTGATTCCCATTCCATGTGCGTAATAGGTTCCATCACCTAAATCTATAGCATTTTCCCCTTGTAAATATGCCCTTAATGGATTTACATCAGGATTTTTAAAGTATCTGCAATCTCCAGGGAAATAATCAGGAGGATTAGAATAATTGTTTAAGCCCAAGTTTCTATTAAGATAGTGCCAGTTCATTAATTGTATATTTGTAAACATTGAATTAAATAGCTCTACTGGATATATATCTAACACTGCCTTATAATAAATTATTACCATTGCAGTAGCACATTCAGTACCATATTTGCGTCCATTTCTAAAGATATCTTCTATTGCCTCACTTGGCTTTACATTGTTTTTTAATAGAAATCCACCTTCATTAGTACGGGTCCAAAAATCCCTATTACAGAAGGACTTCGTAAATACTCTAAAGGCAAGACCACTACTATTAAGTTTTCTAGAAGCATTAATTATGCTCATACGTAAATCTAACTCGAACTTAAGCTGGTCTAAGGATGTATAATCATATCTAGAATTGCTAGATGCCATAGTTGTGACTATATCTCTTTGAATTCTATTTAGAGAGTATTGATTAAAGATATTTTC
The sequence above is drawn from the Proteiniborus sp. DW1 genome and encodes:
- a CDS encoding ABC transporter substrate-binding protein, which codes for MKNKRWLLLAIALMMLFVTACSNTVENKEPNNIPENVVDKPAEKAKVDGGIFIFAIGSDPNVMNPLYAGDRVTMTINNALYAPLLVIDANGTRYYLAESLTSSEDYLTHTLKLKEGLKWHDGEPITADDIVFTINSILDENQNSHLRSKFLVDGKPIEVRKVDELTVDFILPQVSAPFMSSISGLRPIPQHVFEGEADLAKSEKNLSPVGSGPFKFKEIKSGEKVELVRFDDYFDGKPNLDGVVFRVIADANSANTALLNGELSARYITTDDIDKFSNNDKFYVGTFDEGMLNNMVFRLTNEALQNEDVRKAIAYAIDKDEIVTGVYKSEEYAEKAYSVFVPNTKYYTNNVEKYDYDVEKAKELLTNAGYENLSLRLAYTNSSKEQEAYGLIMQQQLQKIGVELELIPMERGAFLQKFIDATTTDFDLAYNGFVMGLEPNGYSPLFTAGSSNNFMGYVNEELDQIWDQGVIETDEAKRAEIYEKIQKQIIDDMVVYPIVYPKSIVAVSSDFGGVEEAKLVPITMFEDLSKLYKME
- a CDS encoding ABC transporter permease; amino-acid sequence: MGRLIIKRMLQAIPMLIAVSIVSFLLIKLAPGDPVQAYITPEMGPADIEKIRENMGLNDPIYIQYIRWLRNVLKGDLGYSLVNHRPVAIQIIERLPATIGLMLTSLVFSMVFGTVIGLFSAANHNKFFDKLITIGSYFGISIPSFWFAMLLIYFLSLKLNLLPSIGMRTIGVHSTWDLIKHGIMPTLVLSIQNIAVVARYVRSSTISQLREDYVTVEYASGASRTEVLYKYVLKNAILPVITILGMSLPGLVSGAFITESIFGWPGMGLLGMKAIFSYDYPLIMAITMFSSLILILGNLLSDILYGVADPRIKELS
- a CDS encoding ABC transporter permease, which encodes MNERLKSNLKYQLVENKLGIIAIVVILILTIASALAFLSPYDPNKIDVMNRLSPPTSSNIFGTDELGRDYFTRALYGGRVSLTVGFLSMIISTSIGTIVGTISGYFGGKIDGIIMRTIDILMCIPTFFLILILNAYLKPGIQNIIIIIGLFSWMSIARIVRGETISIKEREFVSYSKIIGERPLVIIRRHIIPNIFPTIIVASTLNIASAIITESSLSFLGLGVRQPNSSWGSMLKYAQGYMEEAPYLAIFPGLLILLTVLSFNVLGDIFRVAFEPKANND
- a CDS encoding ABC transporter ATP-binding protein, with the protein product MKKSLLKIKDLHVSFFNHSGEVKAIRGVSFDVNQGEILGVVGESGSGKSVTSLSVMRLLKGNGKITNGEIIYKGENLVNKSEQEMMKIRGNDIAMIFQDPMTSLNPVFKVGNQISDVIRRHQGLSKSEAKEKVIEMFSMVGIPSPKERYHNYPHEFSGGMRQRAIIAMALSCKPDLLIADEPTTALDVTIQAQILELLLELKEKLKTSIILITHDLGVVANTCSRVVVMYGGLIMEEGSTEDIFFNPMHPYTKGLLQSLPDIEHGKKQRLVPIKGNPPDISTEIKGCPFSERCPYKMEICEKKEPEYYTDGKGHRAMCWLLDNSISRKGENHGK
- a CDS encoding ABC transporter ATP-binding protein; the encoded protein is MGNRNKLIEVKNLKKYFPVKKSSILDKTRYLKAVDNVSFHISKGETFGLVGESGCGKSTTGKSIIRLFDITDGEILYKGEDIARLSEAKLRPYRRVMQAIFQDPYASLNPTLTVEKLISEPLDVYNMGSKKERRDRVLELLEKVGLNENHMNRYPHEFSGGQRQRIGIARALSTNPEFILCDEPISALDVSIQAQVVNMLEDLQSEMNLTYLFIAHDLSMVRHISQRIGIMYLGKLVEVGPSEEIYNHPVHPYTQALLSSVLKPNPRIAKKKPIKALDGDIPSPLNPPSGCRFVTRCKYAMKKCNEIEPKSKEVSSGHIVSCHL
- a CDS encoding DNA polymerase IV; its protein translation is MHSTQKIALSEKLNIIHVDMDAFYASVEEHDNPKLKGLPVIVGGTSNHGIVTTANYNARKYGVHSAMPIFMAKQRCPNGCFLPVRMERYKEVSKQVFNILYEFTDLVEPLSIDEAFLDITDVEDNPIKIAEEIKRKVMKNTGLTLSIGISYNKFLAKLASDWNKPNGLKVITENMIPDILLPLPVKSVYGIGPKSAKKLNNIGIYTIEDLMRLSEEFLIEFFGKAGSEIYNRIRGIDYRKVNTTRERKSLGTETTFSDYTKDKDVLKSYLHDFSLELESALENRSIQGKTITLKIKDVNFKTRTKSKTLNNYISSFDDIFEVAVNLLQEIEIEHDIRLIGLTVSNLESLKLEQLSLFDY
- a CDS encoding protein-glutamine gamma-glutamyltransferase, translating into MIRISGRTVTPENIFNQYSLNRIQRDIVTTMASSNSRYDYTSLDQLKFELDLRMSIINASRKLNSSGLAFRVFTKSFCNRDFWTRTNEGGFLLKNNVKPSEAIEDIFRNGRKYGTECATAMVIIYYKAVLDIYPVELFNSMFTNIQLMNWHYLNRNLGLNNYSNPPDYFPGDCRYFKNPDVNPLRAYLQGENAIDLGDGTYYAHGMGITTGNEIIRILNRNRKTGARRSAYLMDTATRPNFKHLHSRYHSFTRS